One genomic segment of Pseudomonas chlororaphis subsp. aurantiaca includes these proteins:
- a CDS encoding Lrp/AsnC family transcriptional regulator has product MHSELDSYDRRILALLQEDASLSSAQIAEQVGLSQSPCWRRIQRLKEEGVIRGQVTLLDRKKIGLNTQIFAEVKLNAHGRSNFTEFTEAIRGFPEVLECYVLMGAVDFLLRIVTADIEAYERFFFEKLSMVPGIQEVNSIVALSEIKSTTSLPVLR; this is encoded by the coding sequence ATGCATAGCGAGCTGGACTCCTACGACCGCCGCATCCTGGCGCTGCTGCAAGAAGACGCTTCGCTGTCCAGCGCGCAGATCGCCGAACAGGTGGGGCTATCCCAGTCACCTTGCTGGCGGCGGATCCAGCGGCTCAAGGAGGAGGGGGTGATCCGTGGCCAGGTGACGCTGCTCGACCGCAAGAAGATCGGCCTCAACACGCAGATCTTTGCCGAGGTCAAACTCAACGCTCATGGCCGTTCCAACTTCACCGAATTCACCGAGGCGATCCGCGGTTTTCCGGAAGTGCTGGAGTGTTATGTGCTGATGGGGGCAGTGGATTTCCTGTTGCGCATAGTCACGGCGGACATCGAGGCGTACGAGCGTTTCTTCTTCGAGAAACTGTCGATGGTGCCGGGGATTCAGGAAGTGAATTCGATCGTGGCGCTGTCGGAGATCAAGTCGACCACCAGTTTGCCGGTATTGCGCTGA
- a CDS encoding OprD family porin translates to MNKSTLALAVAVGVMAQQAGAAGFIEDSKATLGLRNFYINTDNRDADTKASGAQSKQEEWGQGFQLNFTSGYTEGTVGFGLDAIGLLGIKLDSGGGTNGATATSYGGTVFPSESNGKAVDNYSSLGLTAKAKISQTELKLGTLQPKLPVIVTNDGRMLPQTFQGGQITSNDIKDLTLVGGQIEHAKGRNSSNNEELSIAGANAHTAAGRDSNKFIYGGGDYKITKDLTAQYYYGNLKDFYKQHFVGLLHNWAIGPGVLKSDLRYFNSRDDGANGHDSAYYTTGDYGTGITKGKVDNNLISGLFLYSVAGHTFGGGYQVSNGDSDFPWLNQGDGSSAYLTTDMQIAKFARAGERTWQARYSYDFAKVGVPGLTAGVIYLRGDNIDTSGKEGSVLPQRTVSATNASEWERDLTVAYVIPEGPLKNLGLTWKNAMWRNDIPGQRSQDENRLIVSYSIPLL, encoded by the coding sequence ATGAACAAGTCCACCTTGGCCCTGGCTGTGGCCGTTGGGGTTATGGCGCAGCAGGCAGGCGCCGCCGGTTTCATCGAAGACAGCAAGGCCACTCTGGGTCTGCGTAACTTCTACATCAATACTGACAACCGCGATGCCGACACCAAGGCGTCCGGCGCGCAGAGCAAGCAGGAAGAGTGGGGCCAAGGCTTCCAGCTCAACTTCACTTCCGGTTACACCGAAGGCACCGTCGGCTTCGGTCTCGACGCCATCGGCCTGTTGGGCATCAAGCTGGATTCGGGCGGCGGCACCAACGGCGCCACTGCTACCTCTTATGGCGGCACTGTTTTCCCAAGCGAGTCCAATGGCAAAGCGGTCGATAACTACTCCAGCCTGGGCCTGACCGCCAAAGCCAAGATCTCTCAGACCGAACTGAAGCTCGGTACCCTGCAGCCAAAACTGCCGGTTATCGTGACCAACGATGGTCGTATGCTGCCACAAACCTTCCAGGGCGGTCAGATCACCTCGAACGACATCAAGGACCTGACACTGGTGGGTGGTCAGATCGAGCATGCCAAGGGTCGTAACTCCAGCAACAACGAAGAACTGTCGATCGCGGGCGCCAACGCACACACCGCTGCTGGTCGTGACAGCAACAAGTTCATCTACGGTGGTGGTGACTACAAGATCACTAAAGATCTGACCGCTCAGTACTACTACGGCAACCTGAAAGACTTCTACAAGCAGCACTTCGTTGGCCTGCTGCACAACTGGGCTATCGGCCCGGGCGTATTGAAGTCTGACCTGCGCTACTTCAACAGCCGTGACGACGGTGCCAACGGCCACGACTCGGCCTACTACACCACCGGTGACTACGGCACTGGCATCACCAAGGGCAAGGTTGATAACAACCTGATCAGCGGCCTGTTCCTGTACTCGGTTGCCGGCCATACCTTCGGTGGCGGCTACCAGGTGAGTAACGGTGACAGCGACTTCCCTTGGCTGAACCAGGGTGACGGTTCGTCGGCTTACCTGACTACCGACATGCAGATCGCCAAGTTCGCCCGTGCTGGCGAACGTACCTGGCAAGCTCGCTACTCCTACGATTTCGCCAAGGTAGGCGTGCCTGGCCTGACCGCCGGTGTGATCTATCTGCGTGGCGATAACATCGACACTTCCGGCAAAGAGGGTTCCGTTCTCCCTCAGCGTACCGTTTCGGCGACCAACGCCAGCGAGTGGGAACGGGACCTGACCGTGGCCTACGTGATTCCGGAAGGTCCGCTGAAGAACCTGGGCCTGACTTGGAAAAACGCCATGTGGCGTAACGATATTCCGGGCCAGCGCTCGCAGGACGAAAACCGCCTGATCGTCAGCTACTCGATCCCGCTGTTGTAA
- the ssuE gene encoding NADPH-dependent FMN reductase, with product MLVVSLGGSPSQRSRSGVLLEHAKRWLQQQGVEVVDYQVRDFPAEDLLHARFDSPMVIDLLQQIEQADGLLIATPVYKASFSGALKTVLDLLPERALNHKVVLPMATGGSIAHMLAVDYALKPVLSALKAQEMLQGIFAEDSQIAYGEGSAQAQLAPALEQRLREALEQFHSAMARRPKPLDPNLLNDRLLSARWSI from the coding sequence ATGCTGGTCGTCTCACTCGGTGGCAGTCCCAGCCAACGCTCCCGCTCCGGGGTGCTGCTGGAACACGCCAAACGCTGGTTGCAGCAACAAGGTGTGGAAGTGGTCGACTATCAGGTCCGGGATTTCCCGGCCGAGGATCTGCTCCACGCACGCTTCGACAGCCCGATGGTGATCGACCTGTTGCAACAGATCGAACAGGCCGACGGCTTGCTGATCGCCACGCCGGTCTACAAGGCATCGTTTTCCGGCGCGCTGAAAACCGTGCTCGACCTGCTGCCGGAGCGTGCCCTGAACCACAAGGTGGTGTTGCCGATGGCCACGGGCGGCAGCATCGCCCACATGCTGGCGGTGGACTACGCGCTCAAGCCGGTGCTGTCGGCCCTCAAGGCCCAGGAGATGCTCCAGGGCATCTTCGCCGAGGACAGCCAGATCGCCTACGGCGAGGGCAGTGCCCAAGCGCAGCTGGCGCCGGCCCTGGAACAGCGCCTGCGCGAAGCCCTGGAACAGTTCCACAGCGCCATGGCGCGACGTCCCAAGCCGCTGGACCCGAATCTGTTGAATGATCGTTTGTTGAGTGCTCGCTGGAGCATTTGA
- the argE gene encoding acetylornithine deacetylase: MPLPSMKEQFAALIATPSVSCTQPALDQSNRAVIDLLASWLGDLGFACDIQQVSPGKFNLLASFGSGPGGLVLAGHSDTVPYDGALWQTDPLKLTEVDGRWVGLGSCDMKGFFALVIEAVRPLLEQPFKQPLLILATCDEESSMAGARALAEAGRPLGRAAVIGEPTGLRPIRMHKGVMMERIDILGRSGHSSDPSLGHSALEAMHDAIGELRGLRLAWQREFRNPQFSVPQPTLNLGCIHGGDNPNRICGQCSLEFDLRPLPGMDPQALRAAIRQKLVPVAERHQVTIDFAPLFPEAPPFEQAEDCELVRVAERLTGHRAEAVAFGTEAPYLQRLGCETVVLGPGDIACAHQPGEYLEMSRLQPTVHLLRELINHYCLTPA, from the coding sequence ATGCCATTGCCGTCCATGAAAGAGCAGTTCGCTGCGCTGATTGCCACACCTTCGGTCAGCTGTACCCAGCCGGCGCTGGATCAGTCCAATCGTGCGGTCATCGATTTGCTGGCGAGCTGGCTCGGCGACCTGGGTTTTGCCTGCGATATCCAGCAGGTCAGCCCCGGCAAGTTCAACCTGCTCGCCAGTTTCGGCAGCGGCCCCGGCGGCCTGGTACTGGCCGGGCACAGCGACACCGTGCCCTACGACGGCGCGCTGTGGCAGACCGACCCGCTGAAGCTCACCGAGGTCGACGGACGCTGGGTCGGCCTGGGCAGCTGCGACATGAAAGGCTTTTTCGCCCTGGTCATCGAGGCGGTCCGGCCGTTGCTGGAGCAGCCCTTCAAGCAACCGTTGCTGATCCTCGCCACCTGCGACGAGGAAAGCTCCATGGCCGGCGCCCGGGCCCTGGCCGAAGCCGGCCGGCCATTGGGGCGCGCCGCGGTGATCGGCGAGCCGACCGGGCTGCGGCCGATCCGCATGCACAAAGGCGTGATGATGGAGCGCATCGATATTCTCGGGCGCAGCGGCCATTCCTCCGACCCGAGCCTGGGCCATAGCGCCCTGGAAGCCATGCACGATGCCATCGGCGAACTGCGCGGCCTGCGCCTGGCGTGGCAGCGCGAATTTCGCAACCCGCAGTTCAGCGTGCCGCAGCCGACCCTGAACCTTGGGTGTATCCACGGTGGCGACAACCCGAACCGCATTTGCGGCCAATGCTCGCTGGAGTTCGACCTGCGGCCGCTGCCGGGCATGGACCCGCAGGCGCTGCGCGCGGCCATCCGGCAGAAGCTGGTGCCCGTGGCCGAGCGGCATCAGGTGACGATCGACTTTGCACCGCTGTTCCCCGAAGCGCCGCCCTTCGAGCAGGCCGAAGACTGCGAATTGGTGCGGGTGGCCGAGCGCCTGACCGGCCATCGCGCCGAAGCAGTGGCGTTCGGCACCGAAGCGCCTTATCTTCAGCGCCTTGGCTGCGAGACTGTGGTGCTGGGCCCGGGCGACATCGCCTGTGCTCACCAACCGGGGGAATACCTCGAAATGTCACGCTTGCAGCCTACCGTGCATCTACTACGTGAACTGATTAACCATTACTGCCTGACGCCGGCCTGA
- a CDS encoding DUF2388 domain-containing protein — protein MRFKTAVATLALLSLPVGSAMADSFWRNILSTGATTASTYLTSKDHKLVAAAQDDASSFVASEGSIRGPYLEAAMQKVRADNPGLQATDMELANAILAKNAIAQQ, from the coding sequence ATGCGTTTCAAAACAGCTGTCGCCACCCTGGCCCTGCTTTCCCTGCCTGTAGGTTCGGCAATGGCCGACAGCTTCTGGCGTAACATCCTTTCCACCGGCGCCACCACCGCTTCCACCTACCTGACTTCCAAGGATCACAAGCTGGTCGCCGCCGCCCAGGACGACGCCAGCAGCTTCGTCGCCAGCGAAGGCAGCATCCGCGGTCCGTACCTGGAAGCCGCGATGCAGAAAGTCCGTGCCGACAACCCGGGCCTGCAGGCCACCGACATGGAGCTGGCCAACGCGATCCTGGCGAAAAACGCCATCGCCCAGCAGTGA
- a CDS encoding GspE/PulE family protein yields the protein MSVPLVTQDRWLDLNDLLRDLVAQGFISQDSAEHALTTRRNAANSQLHPLEFLASQHLDDLRRPGKRLDLESLTLWLAQQAGQPYLRIDPLKIDVAAVTPLMSYAFAQRHKILAVSIDAEAVTVASAQPYVSAWEADLTHVLKLPIKRVVANPVEIQRLTVEFFRLAKSVTGASADQKSNAPGNFEQLLNLGASDQEPDANDAHIVNIVDWLFQYAFQQRASDIHIEPRREQGTVRFRIDGVLHNVYQFPPQVTMAVVSRLKSLGRMNVAEKRKPQDGRVKTKTPEGGEVELRLSTLPTAFGEKMVMRIFDPEVLLKDFDQLGFSSDDLRRWQEMTRQPNGIILVTGPTGSGKTTTLYTTLKKLATPEVNLCTIEDPIEMVEPAFNQMQVQHNIELTFASGVRALMRQDPDIIMIGEIRDLETAEMAIQAALTGHLVLSTLHTNDAPGAISRLLELGVAPYLIKATLLGVMAQRLVRTLCPHCKTPLTLDEGDWQNLTRPWQAPLPSHAHGATGCLECRDTGYRGRAGVYEIMQLSDSLKALISADADLLAIRRQAFLEGMRSLRLSGAQKVAAGLTTLEEILRVTPQSEQR from the coding sequence ATGTCCGTTCCTCTCGTTACCCAGGACCGCTGGCTGGATCTCAACGATCTGCTGCGCGACCTGGTCGCCCAGGGTTTCATCAGCCAGGACTCGGCCGAACATGCCCTGACCACCCGCCGCAACGCCGCCAACAGTCAGCTGCACCCGCTGGAGTTTCTCGCCAGCCAGCACCTGGACGACCTCCGTCGGCCAGGTAAACGCCTGGACCTGGAAAGCCTGACCCTGTGGCTGGCGCAACAGGCCGGCCAGCCATACCTGCGCATCGACCCGCTGAAAATCGATGTCGCCGCCGTCACCCCGCTGATGTCCTACGCCTTCGCCCAACGCCACAAGATCCTTGCGGTATCGATCGACGCCGAGGCCGTCACGGTGGCCAGCGCCCAGCCTTATGTCAGCGCCTGGGAAGCCGACCTGACCCATGTGCTGAAGCTGCCGATCAAGCGGGTCGTAGCCAACCCGGTGGAAATCCAGCGCCTGACCGTGGAGTTCTTCCGCCTGGCCAAGTCGGTCACCGGGGCCAGCGCCGACCAGAAAAGCAACGCCCCGGGCAACTTCGAACAACTGCTCAACCTCGGCGCCAGCGATCAGGAGCCCGATGCCAACGACGCGCACATCGTCAATATCGTCGACTGGCTGTTCCAGTACGCCTTCCAGCAGCGGGCCAGCGATATCCACATCGAGCCGCGCCGCGAACAAGGCACCGTGCGCTTTCGCATCGACGGGGTGCTGCACAACGTCTATCAGTTCCCGCCCCAGGTCACCATGGCCGTGGTCAGCCGCCTGAAAAGCCTGGGCCGGATGAACGTCGCGGAAAAACGCAAACCCCAGGACGGCCGGGTCAAGACCAAGACCCCGGAAGGCGGCGAGGTGGAGTTGCGCCTGTCGACCCTGCCCACCGCCTTCGGCGAGAAAATGGTCATGCGCATCTTCGACCCCGAGGTGCTGCTCAAGGACTTCGACCAGCTGGGGTTCTCCAGCGACGACCTGCGGCGCTGGCAGGAAATGACCCGCCAGCCCAACGGCATCATCCTGGTCACCGGCCCCACTGGTTCGGGCAAGACCACCACCCTGTACACCACCCTGAAGAAACTGGCGACGCCGGAGGTCAACCTCTGCACCATCGAGGACCCGATCGAGATGGTCGAGCCGGCGTTCAACCAGATGCAGGTCCAGCACAACATCGAGCTGACCTTCGCCAGCGGCGTGCGCGCACTGATGCGCCAGGACCCGGACATCATCATGATCGGCGAGATCCGCGACCTGGAAACCGCGGAAATGGCAATCCAGGCCGCCCTCACCGGCCACCTGGTGCTGTCGACCCTGCACACCAACGATGCCCCCGGCGCCATCAGCCGCCTGCTGGAACTGGGCGTCGCGCCCTACCTGATCAAGGCCACGCTGCTCGGGGTCATGGCCCAGCGCCTGGTGCGCACCCTGTGCCCGCACTGCAAGACCCCGCTGACCCTGGACGAAGGCGACTGGCAAAACCTGACCCGGCCCTGGCAGGCGCCGCTGCCCAGCCATGCCCACGGCGCCACCGGCTGCCTGGAATGCCGCGATACCGGCTACCGGGGCCGCGCCGGGGTGTATGAAATCATGCAGTTGAGCGACAGCCTCAAGGCCCTGATCAGCGCCGACGCCGACCTGCTCGCCATACGCCGCCAGGCCTTTCTGGAAGGCATGCGCAGCCTGCGCCTGTCCGGGGCGCAGAAAGTCGCGGCCGGGCTGACCACCCTCGAGGAGATATTGCGGGTAACGCCACAAAGCGAGCAGCGATGA
- a CDS encoding CYTH domain-containing protein, producing MQKETEIKLRVSRETLAALREHPLLKKRNKSGWEHRELMNQYFDTPERDLARAKVALRLRRDGEEVIQTLKTRGQSVAGLSERNEYDWHLAKAKLDLKKLDGECWPEQLAELDKKALKPIFTTDFVRERAEIAWGRGKAKVVIEAALDLGHVIAGKQKEEICELELELREGEPAALLELAAELAATLPLMPCDISKAERGYRLFDANSYSLSLPAPELSAETPLDDAFAALTWHLLGSSQRLAEQYRFNGHWRLLQDWVENLAELRALVSSLGQAAPRQATAELRASLDGLLEDWRPLVQAGLDDEDVRKAAPEQFIEELQDVRWGLFSLNTSRWLLARSWTAERNTRGNRQGAAQLGSWLPRLLADEASSLQLPRYQQQPEDLAEQLPRIERIQSWLHHARNVLEIPELDRLYGELNKLAQLAHEPITDEALDARKQQAITVFQNRAWKTLLRM from the coding sequence ATGCAGAAAGAAACCGAAATCAAACTCCGCGTCAGCCGCGAAACCCTCGCCGCCCTGCGTGAGCACCCGCTCCTGAAAAAACGCAATAAAAGTGGCTGGGAACACCGCGAACTGATGAACCAGTACTTCGACACGCCCGAGCGCGACCTGGCCCGCGCCAAGGTCGCCCTGCGCCTGCGCCGCGACGGCGAAGAAGTGATCCAGACCCTCAAGACCCGAGGCCAGAGCGTCGCCGGCCTGTCGGAACGCAACGAGTACGACTGGCACCTGGCCAAAGCCAAGCTCGACCTGAAGAAACTCGACGGCGAATGCTGGCCCGAGCAACTGGCCGAGCTGGACAAAAAGGCCCTCAAGCCGATCTTCACCACCGACTTCGTCCGCGAACGCGCGGAAATCGCTTGGGGCCGCGGCAAGGCCAAGGTGGTGATCGAGGCCGCCCTGGACCTGGGCCACGTGATCGCCGGCAAGCAGAAGGAAGAGATCTGCGAGCTGGAACTGGAACTGCGCGAAGGCGAACCGGCCGCCCTGCTGGAACTGGCCGCCGAGCTGGCCGCCACCCTGCCGCTGATGCCCTGCGACATCAGCAAGGCCGAGCGCGGCTACCGCCTGTTCGACGCCAACAGCTACTCCCTGAGCCTGCCCGCTCCGGAGCTGAGCGCGGAAACGCCGCTGGACGACGCCTTCGCAGCGCTGACCTGGCACCTGCTGGGCAGCAGCCAGCGCCTGGCCGAGCAATATCGCTTCAACGGTCACTGGCGTTTGCTGCAGGACTGGGTCGAGAACCTGGCGGAACTGCGCGCCCTGGTCAGCAGCCTGGGCCAGGCCGCGCCGCGCCAGGCGACCGCCGAGTTGCGCGCTTCGCTGGACGGCCTGCTGGAAGACTGGCGCCCACTGGTGCAAGCCGGCCTGGACGACGAAGACGTGCGCAAGGCCGCGCCCGAGCAGTTCATCGAAGAGCTGCAGGACGTGCGCTGGGGCCTGTTCTCGCTGAACACCTCGCGCTGGTTGCTGGCCCGCAGCTGGACCGCCGAGCGCAATACCCGTGGCAACCGCCAGGGTGCGGCGCAACTGGGCAGCTGGTTGCCGCGCCTGCTGGCCGACGAAGCCAGCTCCCTGCAACTGCCCCGCTACCAGCAACAGCCGGAAGACCTGGCCGAGCAACTGCCGCGTATCGAACGCATCCAGTCCTGGCTGCATCACGCACGCAACGTGCTGGAAATCCCGGAGCTGGACCGTCTGTACGGCGAGTTGAACAAGCTGGCGCAACTGGCCCACGAGCCGATCACCGACGAAGCCCTGGATGCCCGCAAGCAACAGGCGATCACGGTGTTCCAGAACCGCGCGTGGAAGACCTTGCTGCGCATGTAA
- a CDS encoding peroxiredoxin, which translates to MSLRLGDIAPDFEQDSSAGKIRFHEWLGDSWGVLFSHPADFTPVCTTELGFTAKLKDQFAERGVKAIALSVDPVDSHHKWIEDINETQNTLVNFPILADADRKVSDLYDLIHPNANDTLTVRSLFVIDPNKKVRLTITYPASTGRNFHEILRVIDSLQLTDNYKVATPANWQDGDEVVIVPSLKDEEEIKKRFPKGYRAVKPYLRLTPQPNR; encoded by the coding sequence ATGAGCCTCAGACTTGGCGACATCGCCCCCGACTTCGAACAGGATTCCAGTGCCGGCAAGATTCGTTTCCACGAGTGGCTCGGCGACAGTTGGGGCGTGCTGTTTTCCCACCCGGCGGACTTCACCCCGGTGTGCACCACCGAGCTGGGGTTCACTGCCAAGCTCAAGGACCAGTTCGCCGAGCGCGGCGTGAAAGCCATTGCCCTGTCGGTGGACCCGGTGGACTCGCACCACAAGTGGATCGAGGACATCAACGAAACCCAGAACACCCTCGTCAACTTCCCGATCCTGGCCGACGCCGACCGCAAGGTCTCGGACCTGTACGACCTGATCCACCCGAATGCCAACGACACCCTGACCGTGCGTTCGCTGTTCGTCATCGACCCGAACAAGAAGGTGCGCCTGACCATCACTTATCCGGCCAGTACCGGGCGCAATTTCCACGAGATCCTGCGGGTGATCGACTCGCTGCAGCTCACCGACAACTACAAGGTGGCCACCCCGGCCAACTGGCAGGACGGTGATGAAGTGGTGATCGTGCCGTCGCTCAAGGACGAAGAGGAAATCAAGAAACGCTTCCCCAAAGGTTATCGCGCGGTCAAACCCTACCTGCGCCTGACGCCGCAACCGAATCGCTGA
- the argA gene encoding amino-acid N-acetyltransferase has product MPEYVNWLRHASPYINAHRDCTFVVMLPGDGVEHPNFGNIVHDLVLLHSMGVRLVLVHGSRPQIEARLAARGLTPHYHHGMRITDAATLECVIDAVGQLRIAIEARLSMDMASSPMQGSRLRVASGNLVTARPIGVLEGVDYHHTGEVRRVDRKGINRLLDERSIVLLSPLGYSPTGEIFNLACEDVATRAAIDLAADKLLLFGAERGLLDENGNLVRELRPQQVPAHLQRLGSNYQAELLDAAAEACRGGVGRSHIVSYAEDGALLTELFTRDGGGTLVAQEQFELVREAAIEDVGGLLDLISPLEEQGILVRRSREVLEREIEQFSVVEREGMIIACAALYQIADSDAGELACLAVNPEYRHGGRGDELLERIETRARAQGLKTLFVLTTRTAHWFRERGFAPSSVERLPSARASLYNYQRNSKIFEKAL; this is encoded by the coding sequence ATGCCCGAATACGTCAATTGGCTTCGTCACGCTTCTCCTTATATCAATGCCCACCGCGACTGTACCTTCGTGGTCATGCTGCCCGGCGACGGCGTAGAGCATCCGAACTTCGGCAACATCGTCCATGACCTGGTGTTGCTGCACAGCATGGGCGTGCGCTTGGTGCTGGTACATGGCTCGCGTCCACAGATCGAAGCCCGCCTGGCTGCGCGCGGCCTGACCCCGCATTACCACCACGGCATGCGCATCACCGATGCGGCGACCCTGGAATGCGTGATCGACGCCGTTGGCCAGTTGCGCATCGCCATTGAAGCGCGGCTGTCCATGGACATGGCGTCCTCGCCGATGCAGGGTTCGCGTCTGCGGGTCGCCAGCGGTAACCTGGTGACCGCCCGGCCGATCGGCGTGCTCGAGGGTGTCGACTATCACCACACCGGCGAAGTGCGTCGGGTCGACCGCAAGGGCATCAACCGCCTGCTGGACGAGCGCTCGATCGTGTTGCTGTCGCCTTTGGGCTACTCACCGACCGGGGAAATCTTCAACCTCGCCTGCGAAGACGTCGCCACCCGCGCGGCCATCGACCTGGCTGCCGACAAGCTGCTGCTGTTCGGCGCCGAGCGTGGCCTGCTGGATGAAAACGGCAATCTGGTGCGCGAACTGCGTCCGCAACAGGTGCCGGCGCATTTGCAGCGCCTGGGCAGCAACTATCAGGCGGAGCTGCTGGATGCCGCGGCCGAAGCTTGCCGGGGGGGCGTAGGGCGCAGCCATATCGTCAGCTACGCCGAAGACGGCGCGCTGCTGACCGAACTGTTCACCCGTGACGGTGGCGGTACGCTGGTGGCCCAGGAGCAGTTCGAACTGGTCCGCGAGGCGGCCATCGAGGACGTCGGCGGTCTGCTGGATCTGATCAGTCCGCTGGAAGAGCAGGGCATTCTGGTGCGGCGTTCCCGCGAGGTGCTCGAGCGTGAGATCGAACAGTTCAGCGTGGTCGAGCGCGAGGGGATGATCATTGCCTGTGCCGCGCTCTACCAGATCGCCGACTCCGACGCCGGGGAGCTGGCCTGCCTGGCGGTGAACCCGGAATACCGCCACGGCGGTCGCGGCGACGAACTGTTGGAAAGGATCGAAACCCGGGCCCGGGCCCAGGGCCTGAAAACCCTGTTTGTCCTCACCACCCGTACCGCTCACTGGTTCCGTGAGCGCGGTTTTGCCCCTAGCAGCGTCGAGCGTCTGCCTTCCGCGCGGGCCTCGCTGTACAACTACCAGCGCAACTCGAAGATCTTCGAAAAAGCCCTCTGA